Proteins from one Cryptomeria japonica chromosome 4, Sugi_1.0, whole genome shotgun sequence genomic window:
- the LOC131079863 gene encoding probable disease resistance protein At4g33300: protein MALVRSADGSQLVHDCAYDVLGKAQFYVGLEKCIGDLRRTLLEKNVSIVGVQSMGGGGKTTLALALCNDPQIKGYFNENVVFITVSQSPNLIGILGTMWEKIGGTKKPEFENVEDGHKQLQQLILSQPKSTLVILDDVWSRVNLENLLFVGPGYKIVVTTRDSSTIPTTQTTRLYQLPLLCQEDALSLFCFWAFGRTSIPSSVDAKLVMEVQAECGGLPLAVKVIGSSLRGQPHDVWERAKDKISRGESISDYHKKGLFKLLEISIDSLDDVSRECFLDLGLFPEDKKISADALLDIWVYVRKIQWQDAFRILSDFASRNLLNLTGTPRSNVAISYGSASELCFSQHSVMRELALHLGCQDGVADRKRFLMPRKEAHLPENWEMLNHRACDAQLLSIQTGPMEASHWFEMNLPETEALLLFFTSSEYFLPPFLKSMKNLKFLMVLNYGTKRGTIKGLHLLSSLTQLKSVRLERLIASPALKQSKEILRLEKLCLSLCEGFEYASTFNSIELRDFNLDHSSSLEEVPLSFCYMPSARIWSISNCHLVKMLPYDLGNMTSLRMLRLSALPGLKELPTSIGKLERLEYLDISSCEGLRGLPEEIGQLKKLRDFDMRDCSHLTSLPRAVCELTFLRLVICDEKIGKQWLRAKNISIPELRVEIVEAHFSLEWLDD, encoded by the exons ATGGCTTTAGTTCGTTCAGCTGACGGTTCTCAGTTGGTGCACGATTGTGCATATGATGTTCTTGGCAAAGCTCAGTTTTACGTGGGGTTGGAGAAATGTATTGGAGATTTGCGGAGAACGTTGTTAGAGAAAAACGTGTCAATCGTTGGCGTGCAATCGATGGGGGGCGGGGGGAAAACTACTCTGGCATTAGCTCTCTGCAATGATCCTCAAATCAAAG GATACTTCAACGAAAATGTGGTTTTCATCACCGTGTCACAGTCACCAAACCTGATAGGAATTTTAGGGACTATGTGGGAGAAGATTGGTGGAACGAAGAAACCAGAATTTGAGAATGTGGAAGATGGACACAAGCAGCTGCAGCAATTGATTTTGAGTCAACCCAAGTCAACTCTGGTGATTTTAGATGATGTTTGGTCTAGAGTAAATTTGGAAAATTTGCTATTTGTAGGGCCAGGATACAAAATTGTTGTAACAACCAGAGACAGTTCTACTATCCCCACAACCCAGACTACGAGACTGTATCAGTTGCCATTGTTGTGCCAAGAGGATGCACTGTCCCTTTTCTGCTTCTGGGCCTTTGGAAGGACATCAATTCCAAGCAGTGTAGACGCAAAGCTAGTAATGGAG GTGCAAGCAGAATGTGGCGGCCTGCCACTTGCTGTAAAGGTGATCGGAAGCTCTTTGCGTGGGCAACCACATGACGTTTGGGAGAGAGCAAAAGACAAGATTTCTAGAGGAGAATCCATTTCAGATTATCACAAGAAAGGGCTATTTAAATTGTTGGAGATCAGTATCGATTCCTTAGATGATGTATCCAGGGAATGCTTCCTAGACTTAGGTTTATTTCCGGAGGACAAGAAAATTAGCGCTGATGCACTTTTGGACATATGGGTTTATGTACGGAAGATACAGTGGCAAGACGCTTTTCGCATCTTATCAGATTTTGCAAGCAGAAACCTGTTGAATTTGACTGGCACTCCAAG GAGCAATGTAGCAATCTCATATGGAAGTGCCTCGGAGCTGTGCTTTTCTCAACACAGTGTTATGCGAGAATTGGCCCTCCATTTGGGTTGCCAAGACGGTGTAGCCGACAGGAAGAGGTTTTTGATGCCTAGGAAGGAGGCTCACTTGCCAGAAAACTGGGAGATGCTTAATCATAGAGCATGTGATGCTCAACTGTTGTCCATTCAGACAG GTCCTATGGAGGCAAGTCACTGGTTTGAGATGAATTTACCTGAGACAGAGGCTCTCTTGTTATTCTTTACTTCAAGTGAATACTTTCTTCCCCCATTTCTGAAGTCTATGAAAAACCTAAAATTTCTCATGGTATTAAATTATGGGACAAAGAGGGGAACAATAAAAGGTCTACATCTGTTGTCTTCACTAACTCAACTCAAGAGTGTCCGCTTGGAGAGGTTGATTGCATCCCCAGCTCTAAAACAAAGCAAAGAAATATTGAGGTTAGAGAAGCTATGTTTAAGCTTATGTGAAGGGTTTGAATATGCATCCACATTCAACAGTATCGAGCTGCGAGATTTTAATCTTGATCATTCCAGCAGCTTAGAAGAGGTGCCCCTTAGTTTCTGTTATATGCCCTCTGCTCGGATTTGGTCTATTAGCAACTGTCACCTGGTTAAGATGTTACCTTATGACCTTGGAAATATGACCTCTCTGAGAATGTTAAGGTTATCAGCTTTACCAGGCCTAAAAGAGCTTCCAACATCAATTGGAAAACTTGAGCGGTTGGAATATTTAGACATTTCATCCTGTGAGGGGCTGAGAGGACTTCCAGAGGAGATTGGGCAACTAAAGAAACTGAGAGATTTTGATATGAGAGACTGTTCTCATTTGACGAGTTTACCAAGAGCTGTTTGTGAACTGACATTCCTTAGGCTTGTTATCTGTGATGAGAAGATTGGGAAGCAATGGTTGAGGGCAAAGAACATTTCTATTCCAGAGCTTAGGGTTGAAATTGTTGAAGCACACTTTAGTTTGGAGTGGCTCGATGATTAA